A stretch of the Lolium perenne isolate Kyuss_39 chromosome 3, Kyuss_2.0, whole genome shotgun sequence genome encodes the following:
- the LOC127346038 gene encoding uncharacterized protein yields the protein MDAAAGGGRWTEEVDDLVDAGDVDGAISLLESVVSNLSTSASPGADLRLATALGDLAGLHASRGNTLQADAIRSRAIVLRLRAEKAPHPLGDRGTAENSPSPEAVTGSKDSAVSANTDERKEDEDDDWEAIADRGDEAPVRPLGLEARVSSSGKSSTPSSEKSGTPSSGPKRRGRGSFLYDKSVLYSDQCGSERDLDDKGSDPHSGSKDHEDEQENRTGAKRFGTRHVLVLYDFPSSTRTTDLERIFEKFGDHGVAIRWVNDTIALAVFRTPSSASEAQACVPPRYKVRSLKDDDDLLAKIDGTDLEPPTPRPKTSARTAQRLIAHGMGLKQFTSINAGERKEQEEARRSRITARQAARDDAWGSD from the exons ATGGACGCGGCGGCTGGCGGCGGCCGCTGGACGGAGGAGGTGGATGACCTGGTGGACGCCGGGGACGTCGACGGCGCCATCTCCCTCCTCGAGTCCGTCGTCTCCAACCTCTCCACCTCCGCATCACCGGGCGCCGACCTCCGCCTCGCCACGGCGCTCGGCGATCTCGCCGGCCTCCACGCCTCCCGCGGGAACACGCTCCAGGCCGACGCGATCCGCTCCCGGGCCATCGTCCTCCGACTCCGCGCGGAGAAAGCCccccaccccttagg AGACCGTGGGACGGCGGAGAACTCCCCATCACCAGAGGCCGTTACGGGATCCAAGGACTCAGCAGTCTCAGCCAACACCGACGAGAGGaaggaagatgaagacgatg ATTGGGAGGCTATCGCGGATCGTGGCGACGAGGCACCAGTGCGCCCCCTCGGGCTGGAGGCAAGGGTGTCTTCTTCGGGGAAAAGCAGCACTCCGTCTTCAGAGAAAAGTGGCACCCCATCTTCAGGGCCCAAGAGGAGGGGAAGGGGTTCCTTTCTTTACGATAAGAGTGTTCTGTACAGTGACCAGTGTGGTTCAGAGAGAGATCTGGATGACAAGGGGTCTGATCCTCATAGTGGATCAAAAGACCATGAGGACGAGCAGGAGAACAGGACTG GTGCAAAACGATTTGGGACGAGGCATGTTCTTGTTCTGTATGACTTCCCATCTAGCACACGCACAACAGATTTGGAAAGGATTTTTGAGAAGTTCGGAGACCATGGAGTTGCCATTCGCTGGGTCAATGATACTATTGCACTTGCAGTTTTTCGGACTCCATCATCTG CTAGTGAGGCACAAGCTTGTGTGCCTCCAAGATACAAAGTGCGGTCACTAAAGGATGATGACGATCTCTTGGCTAAAATAGACGGTACAG ACCTAGAACCGCCGACGCCGAGGCCCAAGACATCCGCGAGAACAGCACAGAGGCTGATCGCCCACGGGATGGGGCTAAAGCAGTTCACAAGCATTAATGCTGGTGAGCGGaaggagcaggaggaggcgagGAGGAGCCGGATTACTGCCCGACAAGCTGCACGCGATGATGCCTGGGGTTCAGACTGA